One window from the genome of Nicotiana sylvestris chromosome 9, ASM39365v2, whole genome shotgun sequence encodes:
- the LOC138877136 gene encoding inactive protein RESTRICTED TEV MOVEMENT 2-like, translating into MNSKGASAATPTQIYEDFVPTSKLVQEELSDTLHLNIPGFKKEQVRVQLTKTGILKISGERPIRQNKRQRFQKDFPVAENCDKSKISAKFENGILHVKQPKLITSTLKKDKELPASEAENTPAKRQKTSLRDELTKQDNADINNPAKEPAKEEQNNPAKEPAKEEQNNTSPKTSEQTEGRNIGEKSLADKSSSSSSYSESESDESSDDSTDDETTGNASCLAANPKKPRKMMKMTLVALLILGSGVYVANMMKSANEAEEMDLVFMQTKVEIENVGLCLVNNGMLKMLVYV; encoded by the exons ATGAATTCAAAGGGAGCTTCAGCTGCTACACCAACTCAAATATATGAAGATTTTGTGCCAACATCAAAACTGGTTCAAGAAGAACTCTCTGACACTCTTCACCTTAATATTCCAG GTTTCAAGAAGGAACAGGTGAGGGTTCAACTGACCAAAACGGGAATTCTGAAGATCAGCGGAGAAAGGCCGATTAGGCAGAACAAACGGCAGAGGTTTCAGAAGGACTTTCCTGTTGCAGAAAATTGTGACAAAAGTAAAATCAGTGCAAAGTTTGAAAATGGCATTCTTCATGTTAAACAGCCGAAACTGATAACTTCAACACTGAAAAAGGATAAGGAATTGCCAGCCTCAGAAGCTGAGAATACGCCTGCTAAAAGACAGAAGACCTCTTTAAGAGATGAACTTACTAAGCAGGATAATGCTGATATTAATAACCCTGCGAAAGAGCCAGCAAAAGAAGAACAAAACAACCCTGCGAAAGAGCCAGCAAAAGAAGAACAAAACAACACTAGTCCTAAAACCAGTGAGCAAACAGAGGGTAGAAATATTGGAGAAAAATCACTAGCAGATAAAAGTAGTTCAAGTAGTTCTTACAGTGAATCTGAAAGTGATGAATCGTCTGATGATTCGACGGATGATGAAACAACCGGAAACGCTAGCTGTTTGGCTGCAAACCCGAAGAAGCCAaggaaaatgatgaaaatgacTCTTGTTGCTCTGTTGATTCTTGGTAGTGGGGTCTATGTCGCCAACATGATGAAGTCTGCGAACGAAGCTGAAGAAATGGATCTAGTTTTtatgcaaaccaaggtggagattgaaaatgttggtttatgtttagttaacaatggcatgctgaaaatgttggtttatgtttag